A single Providencia manganoxydans DNA region contains:
- a CDS encoding PAAR domain-containing protein, producing MSAIILIDDMDTGHGKYGATQVISGSSTVKVDGRSVARQGDRLASHGGHSRIISGGSESVFIDGLPAARNGDAVSCGGVLIGNSSVNIG from the coding sequence ATGTCTGCAATAATTCTCATAGATGATATGGATACAGGACATGGTAAATATGGAGCAACACAAGTTATTTCAGGCTCTTCAACGGTAAAAGTAGATGGGCGTTCTGTAGCTAGACAGGGTGATAGATTAGCTTCGCATGGTGGCCATTCTCGCATTATTTCAGGAGGGTCAGAATCTGTGTTTATTGATGGGCTACCCGCTGCTAGAAATGGGGATGCTGTCAGCTGTGGTGGCGTATTGATTGGGAATTCTAGTGTGAATATTGGCTAA
- the argS gene encoding arginine--tRNA ligase, which produces MNIQAILSDKISAAMQAAGAPEGSDALVRQSAKAQFGDYQANGVMGAAKKMGINPRQLAEQVVNHLDLEGIASKTEIAGPGFINIFLEPTWITTHVERALNDPHLGLSPVKPETIVIDYSAPNVAKQMHVGHLRSTIIGDAAARTQEYLGHKVIRANHVGDWGTQFGMLIAYLEKMQNENASDMALADLEEFYREAKQHYDADPAFAERARGYVVKLQSGDEYCRKMWRKLVDITMQQNQETYRRLNVTLTEDDVMGESLYNSMLPGIVADLKAKGLAVESEGATVVYLDEFKNKEGEPMGVIVQKKDGGFLYTTTDIACAKYRHEVLHADRSLYYIDSRQHQHLMQAWTIVRKAGYIPDSMSLEHHMFGMMLGKDGKPFKTRSGGTVRLSDLLDEAIERAQALIRTKNPDMPEDELNNVANVVGIGAVKYADLSKSRTTDYIFDWDNMLAFEGNTAPYMQYAYTRVASIFKKADVTQADLTSPVMLEDPREIALATRLMQFEETILQVARDGTPHVMCAYLYDLAGLFSSFYEHCPVLTADTEAQRQSRLKLALLTQRTLKTGLDTLGIDTVERM; this is translated from the coding sequence GTGAATATTCAGGCTATTCTTTCAGATAAAATCAGTGCTGCAATGCAGGCAGCGGGAGCCCCAGAAGGCAGTGATGCACTTGTGCGTCAATCAGCAAAAGCCCAGTTTGGCGATTATCAAGCTAACGGTGTTATGGGCGCTGCTAAAAAAATGGGCATCAACCCCCGACAACTGGCCGAGCAAGTAGTTAACCACTTAGATCTTGAAGGGATTGCAAGTAAGACCGAAATTGCAGGCCCTGGCTTCATAAATATCTTTCTTGAGCCAACTTGGATTACTACACATGTTGAACGTGCACTTAACGATCCACATTTAGGCTTATCACCTGTTAAACCTGAAACAATTGTGATCGACTATTCTGCCCCCAATGTGGCAAAACAAATGCATGTTGGACATTTACGTTCCACCATCATTGGTGATGCAGCAGCACGAACTCAAGAGTACCTTGGTCATAAAGTGATCCGTGCAAATCACGTTGGTGACTGGGGTACACAGTTTGGTATGCTAATCGCTTACCTTGAAAAAATGCAAAATGAAAACGCCAGTGATATGGCGCTAGCTGATCTCGAAGAATTTTATCGCGAAGCTAAACAGCACTATGATGCTGATCCTGCATTTGCTGAACGTGCCCGTGGGTATGTTGTTAAGTTACAGTCAGGTGATGAGTATTGCCGCAAAATGTGGCGTAAATTGGTTGACATCACCATGCAACAAAACCAAGAAACCTATCGTCGCTTAAATGTCACATTGACTGAAGATGATGTGATGGGTGAGAGTCTGTATAACAGCATGTTGCCGGGTATTGTTGCTGATCTTAAAGCAAAAGGCTTAGCTGTAGAAAGTGAAGGCGCTACTGTCGTTTACCTTGATGAGTTTAAAAACAAAGAAGGTGAACCGATGGGCGTGATTGTCCAGAAAAAAGATGGTGGTTTCCTGTACACCACGACAGATATCGCTTGTGCAAAATATCGCCATGAAGTACTCCATGCCGATCGCTCACTGTATTATATCGATTCACGCCAACATCAACATCTGATGCAAGCATGGACCATCGTACGTAAAGCTGGCTATATCCCTGATTCCATGTCACTTGAGCATCATATGTTTGGGATGATGCTAGGTAAAGATGGCAAACCATTTAAAACCCGCTCTGGTGGGACTGTACGTCTTTCTGATTTACTGGATGAAGCAATCGAGCGTGCACAAGCTTTGATCCGCACTAAAAACCCTGACATGCCAGAAGATGAGCTCAACAATGTCGCCAATGTCGTTGGTATCGGTGCCGTCAAATACGCCGATTTATCCAAAAGCCGTACCACCGATTATATCTTTGATTGGGATAATATGTTGGCCTTTGAAGGTAACACTGCGCCATACATGCAATATGCCTACACCCGTGTTGCTTCTATCTTTAAAAAAGCCGATGTGACACAAGCTGATCTTACGTCACCTGTAATGCTAGAAGATCCACGTGAAATTGCCTTAGCCACTCGCTTGATGCAATTTGAAGAAACTATTTTGCAGGTTGCTCGTGATGGAACACCACACGTGATGTGTGCTTATCTATATGACTTAGCAGGTCTTTTCTCTAGTTTCTATGAGCACTGCCCTGTTTTAACCGCAGACACAGAAGCACAGCGTCAAAGTCGTTTGAAATTAGCGCTACTGACTCAAAGAACCTTAAAAACAGGCCTAGATACTTTAGGTATTGATACTGTTGAAAGAATGTAA
- a CDS encoding MAPEG family protein gives MVSSLYAVLGALLLIKLSLNVVKLRNQYRVSYGDGGFYELQTAIRVHGNAIEYIPIALILLLFMEMNGAQVWMIHLCGLILIAGRVLHSYGLKNHDISYRRSGMAATYIAITLMVMANIYYLPWIQIFSFNL, from the coding sequence ATGGTCAGCTCTTTATATGCTGTACTGGGCGCTTTGCTACTTATTAAGTTGTCATTAAATGTGGTTAAGCTGAGGAACCAATACCGCGTTTCGTATGGTGATGGTGGTTTTTATGAGCTACAAACCGCAATACGTGTTCATGGCAATGCCATTGAATACATTCCTATTGCTTTAATTTTATTGCTTTTTATGGAAATGAATGGCGCACAAGTTTGGATGATCCATCTATGTGGGTTGATCTTGATTGCGGGACGAGTACTACATTCATATGGACTCAAAAACCATGATATCTCTTATCGACGTTCAGGCATGGCAGCAACCTATATTGCGATCACATTGATGGTTATGGCCAATATTTACTACTTACCTTGGATACAAATCTTCTCGTTCAATCTTTAA
- a CDS encoding VOC family protein, producing the protein MTDFANIAELHDLWLALPEFEQQLTQMAQDLKISLTDFQIDHMSVRCHHRETAERWRTGLLRCAHLMSENEINGRPICLFSLFQPLNVVSQEVFVIELPFPKGKVYPKETWEHVEMVIDVTPERLENTAYALLPQPLPLGYSIKVSQPKGQSERLPNPTLAVTNGLITIKYHPFTLKQIIESEK; encoded by the coding sequence ATGACTGACTTTGCTAATATCGCAGAATTGCACGATTTGTGGCTGGCTTTACCTGAATTTGAACAACAGTTAACGCAAATGGCGCAAGATCTAAAAATTTCCCTAACTGATTTTCAGATTGATCATATGTCTGTGCGTTGTCATCATAGAGAAACCGCAGAACGTTGGCGAACAGGGTTACTGCGTTGTGCACACCTCATGTCAGAAAATGAGATTAATGGTCGTCCAATTTGTTTATTTAGTCTTTTTCAACCACTGAATGTGGTATCCCAAGAGGTGTTTGTGATTGAATTGCCTTTCCCCAAAGGGAAAGTCTATCCAAAAGAAACCTGGGAGCATGTTGAAATGGTGATTGATGTTACCCCAGAACGGCTAGAAAATACCGCGTATGCATTATTACCTCAACCATTACCTCTAGGCTATTCGATAAAAGTCAGTCAGCCAAAAGGCCAGTCAGAAAGGTTGCCTAATCCAACATTAGCAGTGACAAATGGATTAATCACCATCAAATACCATCCATTTACACTAAAACAGATCATTGAAAGCGAAAAATAA
- a CDS encoding DUF4123 domain-containing protein: MAKLDTCYAIIDAASEPDIFTMLEELDPPASCLYSEPIQPEIAELAPYLVEATPEVRKWLSQRDTPWGIYVYTQATMRELRQHLRKYLMVMIPGQDKPVFWRYYDPRNVWDVLSTFDNWRLHTFLGPIKKLETQLWGEHEESDFELERRRYPESVKQSGKLMKFTASQYADIEGVFERQFIRRISYFFLNARVSIIDEDESFCLDEWIVKAFERPPLNSVKLDQYYSDQSQVISWEMAYALVNFCQANGIHDKHSYMLLCYILITYRIYRFEDVPEDWKSSLASEVGSGDYRVSKLASDVLFEIPSFSN, translated from the coding sequence ATGGCAAAATTAGATACCTGCTATGCCATTATCGATGCAGCTTCTGAACCGGATATTTTTACGATGTTGGAAGAGCTCGATCCGCCTGCCAGCTGCTTGTACAGCGAGCCTATCCAGCCAGAGATTGCTGAACTTGCGCCGTATTTGGTGGAAGCGACACCTGAGGTGAGAAAGTGGCTCAGCCAACGAGATACGCCATGGGGCATTTATGTGTACACCCAAGCCACCATGCGTGAACTGCGCCAGCACCTGCGTAAATATTTGATGGTGATGATCCCCGGTCAAGACAAACCGGTATTTTGGCGTTATTACGACCCGCGTAATGTGTGGGACGTGCTCAGCACGTTTGATAACTGGCGGTTACATACATTTTTAGGGCCGATTAAAAAACTGGAAACGCAATTATGGGGTGAGCACGAAGAGTCTGATTTTGAATTAGAGCGCCGCCGTTACCCTGAGAGTGTCAAACAAAGCGGTAAGTTGATGAAGTTCACCGCTAGCCAATATGCGGATATTGAAGGAGTGTTTGAGCGTCAATTTATACGGCGGATTAGTTACTTTTTCCTAAATGCGCGAGTTTCGATTATCGATGAGGATGAATCCTTTTGCTTAGATGAGTGGATTGTAAAAGCATTTGAGCGCCCGCCACTGAACAGCGTGAAGTTAGACCAATATTACAGTGACCAATCACAAGTGATCAGTTGGGAAATGGCATACGCATTGGTGAATTTTTGCCAAGCCAATGGCATTCACGATAAGCACTCTTATATGCTGCTGTGCTACATCTTAATAACTTACCGTATATATCGGTTTGAAGATGTGCCAGAGGATTGGAAAAGTAGTTTGGCGAGTGAGGTTGGTTCTGGGGACTATCGTGTATCTAAGCTAGCAAGTGACGTGCTTTTTGAAATTCCTAGCTTTAGTAATTAG
- the cmoA gene encoding carboxy-S-adenosyl-L-methionine synthase CmoA: protein MSSQESNNKDSLFSAPIANLGDWQFDEKVAEVFPDMIQRSVPGYSNIITMIGMLASRFVTEGSNIYDLGCSLGAATLSMRRNINAQHCQIIAVDNSPAMVERCRRHIDAYKAATPVNVIEGDIRDVDIENASMVVLNFTLQFLNPDDRQRLLNKIYQGLKPGGILVLSEKFNFEDQQIGELLFNMHHDFKRANGYSELEISQKRSMLENVMLTDSVETHKSRLQQAGFTHCEVWFQCFNFGSLLALKGAS, encoded by the coding sequence ATGTCAAGTCAGGAATCCAACAATAAAGATAGCCTGTTTAGCGCCCCAATTGCTAATTTAGGTGATTGGCAATTTGATGAAAAAGTTGCTGAAGTCTTCCCCGATATGATCCAACGTTCCGTACCGGGGTATTCAAATATTATTACCATGATTGGGATGCTAGCGAGCCGCTTTGTAACAGAAGGCAGCAATATCTATGATCTGGGTTGCTCGTTAGGTGCTGCAACATTGTCGATGCGCCGTAATATTAACGCTCAACACTGTCAAATTATTGCTGTTGATAATTCACCCGCTATGGTTGAACGCTGCCGTCGTCATATTGATGCTTATAAAGCTGCGACTCCTGTCAATGTTATTGAAGGTGATATTCGCGATGTTGATATTGAAAATGCCTCAATGGTAGTACTCAATTTTACATTACAATTCCTCAATCCTGATGATCGCCAACGACTCTTAAATAAAATCTACCAAGGTTTGAAACCTGGCGGGATTTTAGTGTTATCAGAGAAGTTTAATTTTGAAGACCAACAAATTGGTGAATTATTATTCAATATGCATCATGACTTTAAACGTGCTAATGGCTATAGCGAATTAGAAATTAGTCAAAAACGTAGCATGCTAGAAAATGTGATGTTAACCGACTCCGTTGAAACACATAAATCACGCTTACAACAAGCAGGCTTTACCCATTGTGAAGTTTGGTTTCAATGCTTCAATTTTGGCTCATTATTAGCCTTAAAAGGAGCCTCATAA
- the cutC gene encoding copper homeostasis protein CutC, which produces MAKLEICCFGIECAQVAQEYGADRVELCSGAADGGLTPSYGYLKLAKEKLHIPVHPIIRPRGGDFCYDMNEFEVIREDLLMVKEMGFPGAVIGILDTEGRIDIDRMYPLMEIAKGMQITFHRAFDMCINPLQALEQLKNLGVARILTSGQQQNAELGLPLLKELHDKSREIEGPVIMAGAGVRLANLSKFMEIGLTEVHSSAGKSVPSSMNYRKVGVTMASNSENDEFTHYCVDGPTVEAMKDFISITEKAVV; this is translated from the coding sequence ATGGCAAAGCTGGAAATTTGCTGTTTTGGTATCGAATGTGCGCAAGTTGCACAAGAATATGGTGCCGATCGTGTTGAATTGTGCTCTGGTGCCGCTGATGGTGGTTTAACACCAAGCTATGGATATCTGAAGCTGGCGAAAGAAAAGCTGCATATTCCAGTTCATCCAATTATTCGTCCTCGTGGCGGCGACTTTTGCTATGACATGAATGAATTTGAAGTGATCCGTGAAGACCTATTGATGGTGAAAGAAATGGGCTTTCCTGGTGCAGTCATTGGTATATTAGATACAGAAGGGCGTATTGATATTGACCGTATGTATCCATTAATGGAAATCGCAAAAGGCATGCAGATTACTTTTCACCGTGCTTTTGATATGTGTATTAACCCGCTACAGGCATTAGAGCAACTAAAAAATCTAGGTGTCGCACGTATTTTGACGTCAGGGCAACAGCAAAATGCAGAGCTTGGTTTACCATTATTAAAAGAATTGCATGACAAAAGCCGTGAAATAGAGGGGCCAGTAATTATGGCTGGAGCTGGGGTACGCTTGGCTAACTTGAGTAAATTTATGGAGATTGGCCTGACAGAAGTACATAGCTCTGCTGGGAAATCGGTTCCTTCAAGTATGAATTACCGTAAAGTTGGTGTCACCATGGCGTCCAACAGTGAAAATGATGAGTTCACGCATTATTGTGTTGATGGGCCAACAGTTGAAGCGATGAAAGATTTTATTTCGATTACTGAAAAGGCTGTAGTGTAG
- a CDS encoding type VI secretion system Vgr family protein — MFVGDTQKSLSDAEKAANHWQSLVNKTKPPRLDVPSGSALANQPQASGIDIYEAIANRKLYSGLVFTCQIANLPEGTFQVTQFDLHEGLSELFTLTIQAVSPLPNIDFKRVLGDKCSLTVMREGIVTRKIEGLLASVEQGNTDGVKTWYQFVIRPEMWVMTLKQDSRIFQNTTVPKVLNTLLQEAHIPNDKLLYHPEEHLERRYITQKRETMFDFWCRLAAEEGITFWFEEGSMMFYSDRHLGMKAGLHLTYNPQSETDITDSTVTAWRYVENLCSDIRIDKDYNQLRPSHPLSHQVTGENHQQHEVFESYGRFQDDAEGNVFNQIRYEQSQNNREVGTASSNCIELAPGRIFSLSNHPSSKMNDDWQVVTAHHHGVQPLADNSGGQGTQLTNTITFMPSTQEWRPPYRYKPTADGNELATVVGPPGEEIYTNEQGAVTVYFHWDRRGKPDHSASCWVRVAQGWNGDGFGFMAIPRIGQEVIISYLNNDIDKPIITGCTYNGRNRPPIDLPKDKTRTTFRTKTHKGEGFNELRFEDYNGKQEIYLHAQKNLAINVLNSRGERINYDRTTSIGHDDELVIANNRTVTVEGNQAHKTTGNYQSKVDGDQHTTIEGDSVEAVQGVISTNARGDITLQSSSKITLKVGGSFVVIHSGGVDIKGPAINLNSGGSPGDILQATNPAVLKAAASTGAAFVAHCPMKETQEEEE, encoded by the coding sequence ATGTTTGTGGGAGATACCCAAAAAAGCTTATCCGATGCGGAAAAAGCCGCGAACCACTGGCAATCGTTAGTGAATAAAACCAAGCCGCCACGCCTTGATGTGCCATCAGGCTCGGCCCTCGCTAACCAGCCTCAAGCGAGTGGCATTGATATCTACGAGGCGATAGCCAATCGTAAGCTTTATTCAGGGTTGGTATTTACGTGTCAAATTGCCAATCTTCCCGAAGGCACGTTTCAAGTCACCCAATTTGACTTGCACGAAGGGTTGTCGGAACTGTTCACCCTGACCATTCAAGCGGTGAGTCCATTGCCCAATATCGATTTTAAGCGAGTACTGGGGGATAAATGCTCACTCACGGTGATGCGAGAAGGGATAGTCACCCGAAAAATTGAGGGGTTATTGGCGAGCGTTGAGCAGGGAAATACTGACGGGGTGAAGACGTGGTATCAGTTTGTTATTCGCCCTGAAATGTGGGTGATGACCCTTAAACAAGACAGCCGCATCTTCCAAAACACCACGGTGCCGAAGGTGCTCAACACCTTATTACAGGAAGCGCATATTCCCAACGACAAGTTGCTGTATCACCCCGAAGAGCATCTTGAACGCCGCTATATTACCCAAAAGCGCGAAACGATGTTCGATTTCTGGTGCCGCCTCGCGGCTGAAGAAGGCATCACCTTCTGGTTTGAGGAAGGTTCGATGATGTTTTACAGCGACCGCCATTTGGGGATGAAGGCGGGACTGCACCTGACCTATAACCCACAATCGGAGACCGATATCACTGACAGCACGGTGACCGCATGGCGTTATGTAGAAAACCTGTGCAGCGATATTCGTATTGATAAAGATTACAATCAACTGCGCCCGTCTCACCCGCTGAGCCACCAAGTGACGGGTGAAAATCACCAACAACACGAAGTGTTTGAAAGCTACGGACGCTTTCAAGACGACGCCGAAGGCAACGTGTTCAATCAAATTCGTTACGAGCAATCGCAAAACAACCGTGAAGTGGGTACGGCCTCGAGCAACTGTATCGAACTGGCACCGGGGCGAATTTTCTCGCTGAGCAACCACCCCAGCAGCAAGATGAACGATGATTGGCAAGTGGTCACTGCGCATCACCACGGCGTACAACCGCTTGCCGACAACAGCGGCGGTCAAGGCACCCAATTGACCAATACCATTACTTTTATGCCAAGCACCCAAGAGTGGCGACCGCCGTACCGTTATAAACCGACTGCCGATGGCAATGAACTCGCGACGGTAGTGGGGCCGCCGGGGGAAGAAATCTACACCAACGAACAAGGGGCGGTGACGGTCTATTTTCATTGGGACAGACGCGGAAAGCCCGACCACAGCGCATCCTGTTGGGTGAGAGTTGCACAGGGTTGGAACGGCGATGGATTTGGGTTTATGGCGATCCCCAGAATCGGGCAGGAGGTCATAATATCCTATTTAAACAATGACATAGATAAACCCATCATAACCGGATGTACCTATAATGGTCGAAATCGTCCGCCGATAGACTTACCCAAAGACAAGACGCGCACCACGTTTCGTACCAAAACCCACAAAGGTGAGGGATTCAATGAACTGCGCTTTGAGGATTATAACGGCAAACAAGAAATCTATCTGCATGCGCAGAAGAACTTAGCCATTAATGTCCTGAATTCGCGCGGTGAACGGATTAATTATGACCGCACCACCAGTATTGGTCATGACGATGAGCTGGTGATCGCCAATAACCGTACTGTCACCGTTGAAGGCAATCAAGCGCATAAAACCACGGGCAATTATCAGAGCAAAGTTGATGGTGACCAGCACACCACGATCGAGGGCGATAGTGTTGAAGCCGTGCAAGGGGTGATTAGCACCAATGCGCGAGGGGATATCACGTTGCAAAGCAGCAGTAAAATCACCTTGAAAGTCGGTGGTAGTTTTGTGGTGATCCACAGTGGTGGCGTTGATATTAAAGGTCCTGCGATTAACCTGAATTCAGGAGGCAGCCCAGGGGATATTTTACAAGCCACCAATCCAGCGGTATTGAAAGCTGCTGCCAGCACAGGTGCCGCCTTTGTGGCACATTGCCCAATGAAAGAGACCCAAGAGGAGGAGGAATAA
- a CDS encoding NUDIX hydrolase, whose amino-acid sequence MNSKIIDKLGLITLRDRKVAMVRSHNKTLFYIPGGKRELNETDEQALCRELDEELTLTLHLDSIRFYGEFIGLADGKQDGTQVRIRCYFADYDGSPIPAAEIAELAWLDSHDRPLCSATAAIIVSQLQQDGLIN is encoded by the coding sequence ATGAACAGCAAAATTATTGATAAATTAGGCCTAATTACTCTACGTGACCGAAAAGTCGCGATGGTTCGTTCTCACAATAAAACCTTGTTTTATATCCCCGGCGGAAAACGAGAGCTTAATGAAACTGATGAACAAGCCTTATGCCGTGAACTTGACGAAGAGCTCACCCTAACATTACATCTCGATTCAATTCGCTTTTATGGTGAATTCATTGGGCTTGCTGATGGCAAGCAAGATGGAACACAAGTGCGCATACGTTGTTATTTCGCAGATTATGATGGTTCCCCAATACCTGCCGCAGAAATCGCTGAGTTAGCGTGGCTTGATAGTCATGATCGTCCCTTATGCTCAGCCACAGCGGCAATCATCGTTTCGCAATTACAACAAGATGGCCTCATTAATTAA
- a CDS encoding PAAR domain-containing protein, with protein sequence MRSTVNGRKIILKNDTTNTGGTVLTGSSLAKQTEGVACVGDSVYCPSCKKTGAIAEGDSLIKINGIPVALEGHKVACGCSNGCMLVAVG encoded by the coding sequence ATGCGCAGCACAGTTAACGGCCGTAAAATCATTTTAAAAAACGACACCACCAATACCGGCGGTACAGTGCTGACAGGCTCTTCCCTAGCCAAACAAACCGAAGGCGTCGCCTGTGTAGGCGACTCGGTTTATTGCCCGTCATGCAAAAAAACAGGCGCTATCGCCGAGGGGGACAGCTTAATAAAAATCAACGGGATCCCCGTCGCACTCGAAGGCCATAAAGTGGCGTGTGGCTGCTCGAATGGCTGTATGTTAGTTGCGGTCGGATGA
- the cmoB gene encoding tRNA 5-methoxyuridine(34)/uridine 5-oxyacetic acid(34) synthase CmoB produces MIDFGRFYQHIATGPLSHWLDTLPSQITEWKNHNLHGGFKSWEKMLDNLPVMTPTVLDLKHSVTATRDPELSAGETRRLNNILEQLKPWRKGPFSLYGVNIDTEWRSDWKWERVLPHISPLQGRMVLDVGCGSGYHMWRMLGEGASFVVGIDPTQLFLCQFEAVRKLLGDDQRAHLLPLGIEQLPALNAFDTVFSMGVLYHRRSPLDHLWQLKNQLTSEGELILESLVVEGDEFQCLVPGERYAQMRNVYFIPSAKMLKVWLEKCGFVDVRIVDQALTSVEEQRRTEWMTTESLAEFLDPNDSTKTIEGYPAPLRAILVARKP; encoded by the coding sequence ATGATTGATTTTGGACGCTTCTATCAGCACATTGCGACGGGGCCCTTAAGCCATTGGTTAGATACCCTACCGTCTCAAATCACTGAGTGGAAAAATCATAACTTACATGGCGGATTCAAATCATGGGAGAAGATGCTTGATAATTTACCCGTGATGACGCCAACTGTTTTAGATTTAAAGCATAGTGTCACCGCAACGCGTGATCCTGAGTTATCTGCTGGCGAAACACGTCGTTTAAATAATATTCTTGAACAACTAAAACCTTGGCGTAAAGGCCCTTTTTCCCTTTATGGGGTCAATATTGATACCGAATGGCGTTCCGACTGGAAATGGGAACGTGTATTACCTCATATTTCCCCATTACAAGGTCGTATGGTACTCGATGTTGGATGTGGTAGTGGCTATCACATGTGGCGGATGCTAGGAGAAGGTGCTTCATTTGTCGTTGGTATCGATCCAACACAGCTTTTCCTTTGCCAATTTGAAGCTGTTAGAAAATTGCTTGGTGATGACCAACGCGCTCACCTACTCCCTCTAGGTATAGAACAATTACCCGCACTAAATGCCTTTGATACCGTCTTTTCAATGGGGGTACTTTACCACCGCCGTTCGCCATTAGATCACTTATGGCAATTGAAAAATCAGCTTACCAGTGAAGGTGAATTAATATTAGAAAGCTTAGTCGTTGAAGGTGATGAATTCCAATGCCTTGTACCCGGTGAGCGCTACGCACAAATGCGTAATGTATACTTTATTCCTTCGGCAAAAATGCTGAAAGTTTGGCTAGAAAAATGTGGCTTTGTTGATGTACGCATTGTAGATCAAGCCCTCACATCAGTTGAAGAGCAACGACGTACTGAATGGATGACAACTGAATCATTAGCTGAGTTTTTAGATCCTAACGACTCCACTAAAACGATTGAAGGCTATCCCGCACCGTTAAGAGCGATCTTAGTCGCTCGTAAACCTTAA